The sequence below is a genomic window from Acidobacteriota bacterium.
CCCCCAGATCCGTGCGCAGCTGGAGTCGGCTCGCGCCGGTGGTGACCAGGAGGCCCTGCAGCGCCTCATCGACCTCGGTCGCCTGCCGGCTCCGGCACCGGCCCAGGGCGGAGCCTTCCAGGTCCGCGACGGCATCATCCTGGATCCCTTCCTCGCCGAGTCCGGTGCCGCGTTGGCAGAAGACTCCCGCCAGACCGCCGAGACCGGAGCGCACTCCGTCCAGGCCCCGGCCCTGACCAACGCGACCGAGGCCTACTATGTGGGCAACAATCTCTACGTCAACAACAGCGCCTGCATTGGCGGCAGCTGTCCGACCTCGGGTCTCAGCTTCGGGTACGACACCATTCGGCTGATCGAGAACAACCTGCGGATCCATTTCGACGACGACAGCATCGGCTCCTTCCCGGATCGGGATTGGCGGCTGGTGGTCAACGACTCCTCCAGCGGTGGCCGCGACCGCTTTTCCATCGAAGACGCGACGCTCAACCGTGAGATTTTCACCGTCAAAGGCGGTGCTCTTCCGTACTCTCTCTACGTGGACAACGGCGGCAAGGTAGGCTTCGGCACCAGCCAACCCTCGGTGGATCTCCATGTAGAGACCGGGGACACCCCGGAGCTTCGTCTCGAGCAGAATGTCTCGTCGGGCTTCGCGGAACAGGCCTGGGATCTCGCCGGCAACGAGACCAGCTTCTTCGTCCGCGACGCCACCAACGGCTCCACCCTGCCCTTCCGCATCCGGCCCGGCGCCGACACCAACAGCCTGGTGGTGGGCAGCAACAGCAACGTCGGCATCGGCATACTCAACCCCGACGCCAACGTGCGGCTCCAGGTCCAGGCCGATACCAGCTCCAACTTCGGGGGCCTGCGGGTGGAGAACAGCGGCAGCGGCAATATCCAGACTCAATTCGCCAACACCAACGGCGGCTGGGAGTGGCGCCAGACCTTCCGCTCCGGCGACATGATCTTCGACTCCCAGGAGGACGGCGCCAACGAGTGGGAGGTGGATACCGGCGGCAACGTCACCGCCACCTCCTTCAACCCCACCTCCGACCGCAACCTCAAGCAGGGCTTCGAGGCGGTGGATCCGGAGCAGATTCTGGAGCGCCTGGCCGCCATCCCGGTGACCCAATGGAGCTACCGCGGGGACGCCGCGGGCACCCAGCACATCGGGCCGGTGGCCCAGGACTTTCACGCCGCCTTCGGGGTCGGAGCCGACGACCGCCACATCTCCACCACCGACGCCGACGGCGTCGCCTTTGCCGCCATCCAGGCCCTCTATCAGCGCCTGATGGAGAAGGAAGCGGAGATCGACACTCTCAAGGAGCAGGTCCGGCTGCTCCTCGAGCTGCAGCGCGCCGACGGTGCGACGGCCCTCGAGCCGTGACTCGCCGGGGCACGCTCCGCAGAGCCCTGAAGAGGCTCTCGCCGCCGCAGGTGGTTGGGCGTCTTGAGCTCACGCACTCGCTAAACCGCCCTTTGCTATAGTGATATTGAGACTCTAGAGGTTTTCCCGGCTTCCCGATCCCGGACTGCGCCGTTCAAGGATCACTCCGTCATGGAGTTGTGACGGCAACATCGCGCTGCCCACGAGAGGCCAGAAAACAATAGATCGATGATGTTACCCTGGGATTCTCGAACCTCTGCCTTCCTCTCGAAGCCATCTTCCGCCGGACTTCCGGTAGAAGGTGCCCGAACCGAGGGCTCGATGGTGCGAGATTCCCCAAACCTCAACACGGAGGATTTTTCCTATGCGACATCCACGTACTTACCTGGTCCTCGCCCTTCTCTTGGCCCTTAGCCCGGGTCTGCTCATGGCCGCCCCCCCGCCGGGCACCATCGTCGACGTCAGCTACGATCCCAGCGCGGTGATCTTCGAACCGGTCATCGCTCACGGCGGCATCACCCTGACGGTGACGGACTCGCGCAAATTCCTGCACACGCAGGAGTTCGATCCCCGGGACGGCGGCATTCTGGACATCCGCTCCTTCAAGGACGGTGTCTACAATTGGCAGATCCACGCCCGGCCCGACATCAACAAGGACCTGGCCGCTCAGATCGCCCAGGCGCGCAAGGACAACGACATGACCCTGGTCTGCGATCTCCAGGACAAAGGCATCCTGCCCCTGTCCCCGATGATGCAGAACGGCACCTTCACCATCGTCAGCGGCCGCCTGGTGGACCCCTATCGCACCGAGGAGAGCAGCGGTGAGGCGCAGGCCGCCGCCGAGGCCTCCCGGACCAACCGTGCCGCCGAGGGCGTGACCAACGCCACCGACGAGTTCTACGCCAGCGGTGACCTCTATGTGCACAACAGCGCCTGCATCGGCTTCGACTGCCCGACCTCCGGTCTGGCCTTCGGCGCCGACACCATCCGCCTGAAGGAAAACAACCTGCGCATCCACTTCGAGGACACCAGCACCGCCGCCAGCTTCCCGACCACGGACTGGCGCATCATCGCCAACGACCAGGCCAACGGCGGGCTGTCCCGGTTCTCTATCCAGGACGCCAGCGCCAACCGCATTTCCTTCACCATCGAGGCCAACGCCCCCACCAATTCGCTCTACGTCGACAACGGCGGCCGCGTGGGCGTAGGCACCGGCAATCCGGTGACGGAAATCCACTCGGTGAGCGGCGACACCCCCACCTTGCGCCTGGCGCAGGACACCTCCTCCGGCTTCGCCGCCCAGACCTGGGACATCGCCGGCAACGAGACCAGCTTCTTCATCCGCGACGCCACCAACGGCTCGACTTTGCCCTTCCGCATCCGCCCCGGCGCCGCAAGCAACAGCCTGGTGATCGCCGATGACAACGACATCGGCATCGGCGTGCTCACCCCGGACGCCGACGTGCGGCTGCAGGTGCAGGCCAACACCAACTCCAACTTCGGCGGCCTGCGGGTGGAGAACGACGGCACCGGCAATATCCAGACTCAATTCGTCAACAATGCCGACGATTGGGAGTGGCGGCAGAATTTCCGTCAGACCCGTCTGGACTTCAACTTCGGCGCCGTCGGCTCGGTGAGCACTCAGTTCTCCCTGGAGAGCACCGGTGACGCCGAGTTCCAAGGTGACGTCACCGCCAACGGCGTGCTGCTGACCTCCGACCGGGCGGCCAAGCAGGACTTCCAGCCGGTGGACAGCACCACCATCCTGGAGAAGATCGGCGCTCTGCCGGTGAGCTCCTGGAGCTACAAGCGGGACCAGGGCGCGGTGCGTCACATCGGCCCCGTGGCTCAGGATTTCCACGCCGCCTTCGGCCTGGGATCCAGCGATAAGCACATTTCCAGCGTCGACGCCGACGGCGTCGCCCTGGCCGCCATCCAGGCCCTCTACCAGCGCCTGATGGAGAAGGAGCAGGTGATCGAGGATCTCCAGCACCGGCTGGAGGCCCTGGAGAACACCGAGCCGTGAGGCCGGCACTCTCCATGACCTGATTCACTGCGACGGGCGCTCCCGACATGGGGGCGCCCGTTTTTTTTGACTCGGTTTGCCCCGTTTCGCCCCCGCCTCGGCGGGCTCTCCGGCAGCCTCGAGCTGTTCGATCTCGAAAGGAGAATCGACATGAACCCCTTGCTGAAGTCCAACTCTGCCCTCCTCGTGGCCCTCGCCCTCGCGACGACGATCCTGCTGGCCCTCCCCGCCGGTGCTCAGGAGCTGGCCACCGTGGAGACCACCACCGCCGGCCTGAGCTTCGCTCCCGTGGCCGATGCCGCCGCCTGGACCCTCACCGTCACCGGTCCGGCGGACTTCGTCTACCGGCGCACCTTCGACGACCAACGCGCCCCGAGCTTCGACGCCGCCGGTCTGGAAGACGGCTTCTACCGCTGGGAGCTGCGGGCGGTGACCGGGCAGCAGCGCTCGCGGCAAGCGGAAGCTTCCACCGCCGACCGGCAACGCTTCCAGGGCGGGGCTGCCTGGCATCCCCTGAGCGGCAACTTCACCGTCCTCGACGGCGCCCTGCTGGTGGACACCGGCGCTCCGGAGGCGGAACGCGGACCGGAGCCCACCGCCGCGACGGACGCCGCCCTCAGCAACCTCACCGAGGCCGACCAAGTCTTCATCGACGACCTCATCGTCATCGCCAACGAATGCGTCGGCTTCGCCTGCGTCAACAATGAGTCCTTCGGCGTCGACAACTTTCGTCTGAAAGACGTCAACAACCGCATCCACTTCCAGGACACCAGCACCGGCACCTTTCCCACCAACGATTGGCGCATCACCGCCAACGACGACACCAGCGGCGGCGCCAGCTATTTCTCCATCGACGACGTGGACGCCGGCACCACCCCCTTCCTGGTGGAAGCGGCGGCGCGCAACAACGCTCTCTATGTGGACAGCTCGGGACGCCTCGGTATGGGCACCAACGCTCCTGCCGAAGAGCTCACCATCGTCGTCGGAGATTCCCCGGGCCTGCGCCTGCAGCAGGACTCCAGCTCCAGCTTCACACCCTATACCTGGGAGATCGTCGCCAACGAGAGCAACTTCCTCATCGAGGACACCACCGGCGGTACCAACTACCCCTTCCGCATCCGCCCCGGCGCCCCCACCGACAGCATCCACATCGCTGACGATGGCGACGTCAGCTTCGGTGCCGGTGCCCCCTCCGCCGACGTGCGCTTCCTGGTCCAGGCCAACACCACCTCCAACTTCGCCGGTCTGCGAGTGCAGAACGCCAGCTCCGGCAATATCCAGACCCACTTCGCCGGCAGCGGTTGGGAGTGGCGCCAGACCTTCCGGTCCGGCGACATGATCTTCGACTCCCAGGAGGACGGCCCCAACGAGTGGGAGCTGGACACCGACGGCAACGTCACCGCCACCTCCTTCAACCCCACCTCCGACCGCAACCTCAAGCACGGATTCGAGACCGTGGACGGCGGTGAGGTGCTGGACCGGCTGGCCCAGCTGCCGATCCAGCGATGGACCTACCGCCACGACACCACGCCTCATCTGGGGCCGGTAGCCCAGGACTTCCACGCCGCTTTCGGCCTCGGCGCCGACGACCGCCACATCTCCACCACCGACGCCGACGGTGTCGCCCTGGTGGCCATCCAGGAGCTCAACCGCCGGTTGCTGGCTGCGGTGAGTGAGCTGGAGGCACAGAATCGGGCACTCACGGAGCGCATCGAGGCTCTGGAGACCGTCGACCCCTGACCTCCCCTACTGCCCATAGAATGCGCCCATGAGGAGGTCCCACGACCCCGGGTCCAAGCCCCGGCTGCGGCGCAATCTAATGGTCAACCTGGCCGGGCTGGGGCTGCCCTTGGTGGCCGCTCTCTTCGCCGTGCCCCCGCTGCTGGCGGGCCTCGGCGAGGTGCGCTTCGGAGTCCTGGCCCTGGCCTGGGCCCTGGTCAGCTATTTCGGGCTCTTCGACCTGGGGGTGGGGCGGGCCCTGACCCAGGGCATCGCCCGCCGTCTGGACACTCCTCGGGAGCGCGAGCTGCCGGCACTGATGGCCAGCGGCATGCTCTTCCTGCTGGTGCTGGGGCTGCTCTCGGGGGTCGTCCTGGCGCTCCTCGCCCCATGGCTCACCCGGCGGGTCCTGACGCCGCCCCCGGAGATGCTGCTGGAGGTCACCCACGCCCTGCGGTTGCTGGCGGCGACCCTTCCCTTCGTGCTCCTCAACACCGGGCTGCGGGCGATCCTCGAGGCGCGGCAGAACTTCGTTCGGCTCAACGTCGTGCGACTCCCCATGGCGGTGCTGATCTTCGCCGGCCCCCTGCTGATCCTGCCCTTCTCCCAGAACCTCGTGCCGGTCATCGCCATCCTCGCCGCCGCCCGCCTCGGCGCCCTGGCGGCCTTTGCCGTCTTCGTCCGCCGGCTGCTGCGAGAGCTCTCCATCCCCCTCTCCCGACTTCGTCCCCAACGCGACCTCGCCCTCGACCTGCTCAAGCTGGGCGGCTGGATGACGGTGAGCAACCTGGTGGCACCCCTTCTGCTCTACCTCGACCGTTTCCTCATCAGCGGCCTGCTCTCCCTCACCGCGGTGACCTACTACGTCACTCCTTTCGAGGTCATCAGCCGGCTGTCGGTGCTGCCCAACGCGCTGATGGCGGTGCTCTTTCCCGCCTTCACCACCGCCTTGATCCAAGAGCCTCGCAAGGCTCGGCGCCTCTACCGCCGCAGCCTGCTGGGGATGGCGGCGCTGATGGCTCCCCTAGCCGCCGCCGTTCTGCTGGGCGCCCGCCCCGGGCTCACCCTGTGGCTGGGAGAAGACTTCGCCGCCGCCAGCTTCCGCGCCGCTCAGCTACTCGCCGCCGGTGCCTTTTTCCACGCCCTGGCCCAACCCTCCTTCCACCTTCTCCAAGCCGCCGGCCGAGCGGATCTCACCGCCAAGTTGCACCTGGCGGAGACTCCGGTCTACGTCGCCTATCTCTTCGCTCTCACCGCCCGCTTCGGCATCGTCGGCACCGCCGGTGCTTGGCTGCTACGGGTACTGCTGAGCTCCCTGGCCCTCGCCTGGTTGGCCCATCGGGCGGTGCTGAAGCCCCAGGAGATCGAGCCGTGAGCCGACGCTGGCATCTGGTGGGAGCCTTCGACCGCTTCAACTACGGCGACCTCCTCTTCCCCCACCTGGTGGAACGCAGCCTGGAACGCCTGGGGGTCGCCGTCGAGCTCCGCTGCTGGAGCACCCGAGCCGCCGACCTCAGCGCTCACGGCGGCAAGGTCTGCGGATCGTTGCGGCAGCTCCAGGCGAGCGAAGCCCGGAGCGGGGATGCGGTGGTGGTGGCCGGCGGCGAGGTTCTGGCGGCGCGCTGGACCGGAACCCTCCGTGGTCTCGTCAGCCCTCGCCCCAGCCTCGCTCTGGGCCTTGCTCGCCGAGTTCTCGGTGCGGCGACCACGGATTTCCTGGCGCGGCAGTGGCTGCACGGACGCACGCCGCAGCCCTGGCTGCTGGGACCGGAGGACGTGGGGGGCGCCATGGTGGCCTACAACGCGGTGGGCGCCCAAGGCGTTACCAGCCTGCCTCCGGCGCTGGCCCGGCCGGCCCAAGAGCGCCTGGCGCAGGCCCGGCATTTGGCGGTACGGGATCGGGGGAGCCGAGAGGCCCTCGAGAGCTGGGGGCTGGCACCGGCGCTGGCACCGGACTCGGCGGCCCTGGTGGCGGAGCTCTTTCCCCGAGGCTGGCTGGAGGAGCAGCTGAGCCCGCCCACCACCGACCTCCTGCAGCGCCGGGGCGAAGGCTTCTTGGTCTTCCAAACCGGCCGCTTCCCCCTCCGCCGCCGCCTCTCCACCGTGGCCGACCAGCTCCGCCAGTTGGTGGACGCCACCGGCCGGCCCCTGGTGCTCCTACCGCTGGGACTGGCGTCCGCTCACGAGGACCCCCACGCGCTGGCCCAGCTGGCGGCGACTCTTGGCTCCGCCGCAGAGCTCGCACCGGTGCGCACCATCTGGGATCAAATGGCCATCCTCGCCGCCGCCGGCCTCTACGCCGGCACCTCCCTCCACGGCGCCCTCACCGCCACCGCCTTCGAAGTCCCCGTCGTAGGAGTGGGCTCCCGAGTCAGCAAGCTCGAAGCCTTCCTTGAGGATTGGTACCTCGGCGCCGGCCCGGAAAGTCGCTCTCCCGCCTGCGCACCTCCCGAGGACCTCTGCCCGGCAGCCCTCGACGCCCTCGAAGAAGCCGAAGAAGTCCGCATCGGCCGCAGCCGCCGGCTCGCCAAGGCCGCCTGGGAGCAAGCCCGAGCGCTGGCGGCAGCTCTAGGAGCCTGAATCACCCAAGGGGGGACCCAAGTGTTGATCCACAAGTGTTGATCCACCCTACGCCGAACGAAGAAGCCGGCAAGATGCCGGCTCTCCCAGGGCTCCCAGCAACAGGGGGGACCCAAGTGTTGGTCGGGGGCCAACCGCAGGGGGGACCCAAGTGTTGGTCCACAAGTGTTGGTCCCTTTGTTTTCAGGAATTTAGCTCGCTGGAGGGCTCGATCTCAGCTGGCTTCGCGGGCCTCTTCGCCGTCCTCGAGGCCACGCCACGTGGACTCGTCCTCGTCCACCGGCGGCAGGTTGGGCTCTCGGCCGCGGGCGTGGTTCACCCGCCAGCCCCACAGGATGGCCCATTTGAGGTAGGTCCCGTAGGCCTGGAGCATGCAGAAAACCAGGCCGTACATGCCGTCCAGGAAACCGCCCTGGATGAAATAGGTGCGCACGAAACGCCAGAGGGAACGGCCGAAGACCTCCTTGAAGCCTGCCGTCTTGCCTTCCCGCCACGCCTGGGAGGCGCCCCAGACGCTGTACTTCATGATCCGCGGGAAGTACTCGTCGAAGGAATCCGCCATGTAATGCAACATGGGGTTGCGGAGCAGCGGCGCCGGGCCCCGGGTCTTCATATCCGCGTGCACCCGGCGGTTGGGGTACCGGCCGGCGTCCTTGCGCACCAGCCGCACCACCTGATCGTGTTGCCAGCCGGAAAAGCGGATCAGGTGATCCATGAAATACACCCGCCGCCGAATGGTGTAGGCCTCGTGCTTGGGGCCCTCCGCCAGCAGGCTCTCGATCTCCTGCTGCAGCGCCGGAGTACAGCGCTCGTCGGCGTCGAAGATCAGGATCCAGTCGTGGGCCACCTGATCCATGGCCCAATTCTTCTGCGAGGCCGAGCCATAGTAGGTCCGCTGAGCGAATTGGACCCGCTCATACTGTCCGACGATCTCCGGCGTCCGATCGGTGGAAAACGAGTCCACCACTAGGATTTCGTCGCACCACAGGAGCGAATCGAGGCAGGCGGCGATGTGCCGTTCCTCGTTGAAGGTGGTGATGATGGCCGAGAGTTTCGGCCGATCGGTGCGCCCGGGACTCGCCGGGGTGGGCTTGGATTGGTCTTGCGCCATCGGTCTCCTCCGTCCCGGTGATCCTACCAGGCCCGGGCATCCTACCAAGCTCTGGCCCGTGGCTGGGACGCTCTCGGTCCCGGCGGCGAATTATGGTAGGAATACTCATCCCGTGCGAAACTTCGGCCACCGCCCCACGATGGGAGCAGCGCCGGAGCACCCCTCGCCCCCAAG
It includes:
- a CDS encoding tail fiber domain-containing protein → MICSRLRLALVLIVALGAAALTGSGTAEAQITGSQAMASVDAAPDGLHFSPDAAALPWPVAGWTLTVGGPDGFYQRQSFDANAAPALFVAGLVDGEYTWRLQANPQLDPQIRAQLESARAGGDQEALQRLIDLGRLPAPAPAQGGAFQVRDGIILDPFLAESGAALAEDSRQTAETGAHSVQAPALTNATEAYYVGNNLYVNNSACIGGSCPTSGLSFGYDTIRLIENNLRIHFDDDSIGSFPDRDWRLVVNDSSSGGRDRFSIEDATLNREIFTVKGGALPYSLYVDNGGKVGFGTSQPSVDLHVETGDTPELRLEQNVSSGFAEQAWDLAGNETSFFVRDATNGSTLPFRIRPGADTNSLVVGSNSNVGIGILNPDANVRLQVQADTSSNFGGLRVENSGSGNIQTQFANTNGGWEWRQTFRSGDMIFDSQEDGANEWEVDTGGNVTATSFNPTSDRNLKQGFEAVDPEQILERLAAIPVTQWSYRGDAAGTQHIGPVAQDFHAAFGVGADDRHISTTDADGVAFAAIQALYQRLMEKEAEIDTLKEQVRLLLELQRADGATALEP
- a CDS encoding tail fiber domain-containing protein, yielding MRHPRTYLVLALLLALSPGLLMAAPPPGTIVDVSYDPSAVIFEPVIAHGGITLTVTDSRKFLHTQEFDPRDGGILDIRSFKDGVYNWQIHARPDINKDLAAQIAQARKDNDMTLVCDLQDKGILPLSPMMQNGTFTIVSGRLVDPYRTEESSGEAQAAAEASRTNRAAEGVTNATDEFYASGDLYVHNSACIGFDCPTSGLAFGADTIRLKENNLRIHFEDTSTAASFPTTDWRIIANDQANGGLSRFSIQDASANRISFTIEANAPTNSLYVDNGGRVGVGTGNPVTEIHSVSGDTPTLRLAQDTSSGFAAQTWDIAGNETSFFIRDATNGSTLPFRIRPGAASNSLVIADDNDIGIGVLTPDADVRLQVQANTNSNFGGLRVENDGTGNIQTQFVNNADDWEWRQNFRQTRLDFNFGAVGSVSTQFSLESTGDAEFQGDVTANGVLLTSDRAAKQDFQPVDSTTILEKIGALPVSSWSYKRDQGAVRHIGPVAQDFHAAFGLGSSDKHISSVDADGVALAAIQALYQRLMEKEQVIEDLQHRLEALENTEP
- a CDS encoding tail fiber domain-containing protein — encoded protein: MNPLLKSNSALLVALALATTILLALPAGAQELATVETTTAGLSFAPVADAAAWTLTVTGPADFVYRRTFDDQRAPSFDAAGLEDGFYRWELRAVTGQQRSRQAEASTADRQRFQGGAAWHPLSGNFTVLDGALLVDTGAPEAERGPEPTAATDAALSNLTEADQVFIDDLIVIANECVGFACVNNESFGVDNFRLKDVNNRIHFQDTSTGTFPTNDWRITANDDTSGGASYFSIDDVDAGTTPFLVEAAARNNALYVDSSGRLGMGTNAPAEELTIVVGDSPGLRLQQDSSSSFTPYTWEIVANESNFLIEDTTGGTNYPFRIRPGAPTDSIHIADDGDVSFGAGAPSADVRFLVQANTTSNFAGLRVQNASSGNIQTHFAGSGWEWRQTFRSGDMIFDSQEDGPNEWELDTDGNVTATSFNPTSDRNLKHGFETVDGGEVLDRLAQLPIQRWTYRHDTTPHLGPVAQDFHAAFGLGADDRHISTTDADGVALVAIQELNRRLLAAVSELEAQNRALTERIEALETVDP
- a CDS encoding flippase gives rise to the protein MRRSHDPGSKPRLRRNLMVNLAGLGLPLVAALFAVPPLLAGLGEVRFGVLALAWALVSYFGLFDLGVGRALTQGIARRLDTPRERELPALMASGMLFLLVLGLLSGVVLALLAPWLTRRVLTPPPEMLLEVTHALRLLAATLPFVLLNTGLRAILEARQNFVRLNVVRLPMAVLIFAGPLLILPFSQNLVPVIAILAAARLGALAAFAVFVRRLLRELSIPLSRLRPQRDLALDLLKLGGWMTVSNLVAPLLLYLDRFLISGLLSLTAVTYYVTPFEVISRLSVLPNALMAVLFPAFTTALIQEPRKARRLYRRSLLGMAALMAPLAAAVLLGARPGLTLWLGEDFAAASFRAAQLLAAGAFFHALAQPSFHLLQAAGRADLTAKLHLAETPVYVAYLFALTARFGIVGTAGAWLLRVLLSSLALAWLAHRAVLKPQEIEP
- a CDS encoding polysaccharide pyruvyl transferase family protein, whose translation is MSRRWHLVGAFDRFNYGDLLFPHLVERSLERLGVAVELRCWSTRAADLSAHGGKVCGSLRQLQASEARSGDAVVVAGGEVLAARWTGTLRGLVSPRPSLALGLARRVLGAATTDFLARQWLHGRTPQPWLLGPEDVGGAMVAYNAVGAQGVTSLPPALARPAQERLAQARHLAVRDRGSREALESWGLAPALAPDSAALVAELFPRGWLEEQLSPPTTDLLQRRGEGFLVFQTGRFPLRRRLSTVADQLRQLVDATGRPLVLLPLGLASAHEDPHALAQLAATLGSAAELAPVRTIWDQMAILAAAGLYAGTSLHGALTATAFEVPVVGVGSRVSKLEAFLEDWYLGAGPESRSPACAPPEDLCPAALDALEEAEEVRIGRSRRLAKAAWEQARALAAALGA
- a CDS encoding glycosyltransferase family 2 protein; translation: MAQDQSKPTPASPGRTDRPKLSAIITTFNEERHIAACLDSLLWCDEILVVDSFSTDRTPEIVGQYERVQFAQRTYYGSASQKNWAMDQVAHDWILIFDADERCTPALQQEIESLLAEGPKHEAYTIRRRVYFMDHLIRFSGWQHDQVVRLVRKDAGRYPNRRVHADMKTRGPAPLLRNPMLHYMADSFDEYFPRIMKYSVWGASQAWREGKTAGFKEVFGRSLWRFVRTYFIQGGFLDGMYGLVFCMLQAYGTYLKWAILWGWRVNHARGREPNLPPVDEDESTWRGLEDGEEAREAS